From a region of the Daphnia pulicaria isolate SC F1-1A chromosome 1, SC_F0-13Bv2, whole genome shotgun sequence genome:
- the LOC124349608 gene encoding uncharacterized protein LOC124349608, whose product MNTVEGPTDLQICSCIVVRYNQPVTTNNSQHIGFFVTSPSFLQIYVRLWPTGCYLKNDFCPLQSTCKYVSRRRFEFLLRLEYTANAIHGPGGLTNAGLLTFPETSEIVTPAPYFLLNLRASVPSSVSSVSCEKIHYFGAK is encoded by the exons ATGAACACGGTAGAGGGCCCTACCGATTTACAAATTTGCTCATGTATAGTGGTTCGTTACAACCAACCGGTTACAACTAACAATTCTCAACATATCGGA TTCTTCGTGACGTCACCGTCGTTTCTTCAGATTTATGTCCGACTTTG GCCAACTGGGTGTTACTTAAAAAACGACTTCTGCCCTTTGCAGTCGACTTGCAAGTACGTCAGCCGCCGACGATTCGAGTTCCTTTTAAGGCTAGAATACACTGCAAACGCCATACATGGACCTGGGGGCCTTACAAATGCTGGCTTACTCACTTTTCCAGAAACGAGTGAAATAGTAACACCCGCACCATATTTCTTGCTAAATTTAC GAGCATCTGTTCCGTCTTCGGTGTCATCTGTGAGCTGCGAGAAAATCCACTATTTTG Gtgcgaaatga
- the LOC124346136 gene encoding peptidylprolyl isomerase domain and WD repeat-containing protein 1-like, producing MAESTSTKRQHEENNSESDDEFVGPLPSEAVQTKAKKKKVLEFEDLYLDNLPNVEMYERSFMHRDVVTHLVTTKTNFIITCSIDGHIKFWKKQELGIEFVKHFRGHLGNIQDVGINSSGTLLCTISNDKSLKVFDVVNFDMINMMKLSYIPGCCEWVHSPGDPISVLAVSDSENGIINLYDGHGINKPIHQIEKLHTKPVTLIKYNAVYEAVVSVDKQGILNYWTGEKSDYAFPKNVDFDSKLDTDLFEFVKQKTYPLSLCFSPNGELFATYGADRKVRIFKFATGKLSRVIDESIQHYTELQQKKALPNMEFNRRVAMEKEVEKTDCLHFTRLTFDESGHFLLVPTMIGIKVINLVTNRLARLIGKPENMRFLQLSLIQGKARHNPAAVTLEMEASENPTLESIEPDSTLFVTAFKKNRFFLFTRRDPDDSKAPGTERDIFNEKPSKEDMIAATDAIGTQRVYDTAVLHTTVGDVHIQLFGKECPKTVENFCVHSKNGYFNNHIFHRCIKGFMIQTGDPLGTGTGGESIWGGEFGDEFHPSLRHDRPYTVSMANAGPGTNGSQFFITVAPAPWLDNKHTVFGRVVKGMEVVQEISSTKTNPKTDKPYNDISIISVTVK from the exons atggcGGAATCAACAAGCACTAAGCGCCAACATGAGGAAAATAATTCTGAATCCGATGATGAATTCGTGGGACCTTTACCTTCTGAAGCTGTCCAAACAaaagccaagaaaaagaaag TTTTGGAGTTTGAAGATCTTTATTTAGACAATCTCCCAAATGTGGAAATGTATGAGCGGAGCTTCATGCATAGAGATGTTGTCACTCATTTGGTCACCACAAA GACAAATTTTATCATCACATGTAGTATTGATGGCCatataaaattttggaaaaaacaagaacTAGGAATCGAGTTTGTTAAACATTTCCGAGGCCACTTGGGTAACATTCAAGATGTTGGAATCAACTCGTCAGGAACATTGTTGTGCACAATATCAAATGATAAATCTTTGAAGGTTTTTGATGTTGTTAATTTTG atATGATAAATATGATGAAGTTATCTTACATTCCTGGATGTTGTGAATGGGTCCATTCACCTGGAGACCCAATATCTGTTCTGGCAgt tTCTGACTCTGAGAATGGCATTATTAATCTTTATGATGGGCATGGAATTAATAAGCCTATCcaccaaattgaaaaattgcacACCAAGCCAGTgacattaatcaaa TATAATGCTGTGTATGAAGCGGTTGTATCCGTCGATAAACAAGGAATTCTGAACTACTGGACAGGCGAAAAAAGTGATTACGCTTTCCCAAAGAATGTTGATTTTGACTCAAAACTCGACACTGATCTCTTTGAATTTGTCAAGCAAAAAACTTATCCCCTAAGTCTGTGTTTTTCTCCGAATGGTGAGCTCTTCGCTACCTACGGAGCAGATCGAAAG GTCCgaattttcaagtttgctACGGGTAAGCTGTCCCGAGTCATCGATGAATCTATACAGCATTACACAGAGCTTCAGCAAAAGAAGGCATTGCCAAACATGGAATTCAATCGGCGTGTAGCCatggaaaaagaagttgaaaagACTGATTGTCTTCATTTTACACGCTTGACTTTTGACGAGAGTGGTCACTTTCTTTTGGTACCAACGATGATTGGAATTAAGGTCATTAACTTGGTTACCAACAGACTAGCCCGTTTAATAGGCAAACCGGAAAACATGCGTTTTCTTCAGTTGTCTCTGATACAG GGTAAAGCAAGGCACAATCCAGCAGCTGTAACGCTTGAAATGGAAGCTTCAGAAAATCCAACCTTGGAGTCTATCGAACCGGACTCGACACTGTTTGTAacagcttttaaaaaaaatcgctttttcttattcacaaG GAGAGATCCGGATGATAGTAAAGCACCTGGTACAGAGCGAGATATTTTCAATGAGAAACCTTCTAAAGAAGATATGATTGCAGCTACAGACGCCATCG GAACTCAACGCGTTTACGACACCGCCGTACTTCATACCACTGTTGGAGACGTTCACATCCAGCTATTTGGCAAAGAATGTCCTAAAACCGTCGAAAATTTCTGTGTTCATAGCAAAAACGGGTACTTTAACAACCACATTTTCCATCGTTGCATCAAAGGTTTCATGATCCAAACTGGCGATCCATTGG GAACCGGTACGGGCGGTGAGAGCATATGGGGTGGTGAATTTGGTGATGAATTCCACCCTTCTCTTCGCCATGATCGTCCTTACACAGTGAGTATGGCCAATGCCGGTCCAGGGACAAATGGTAGCCAGTTCTTTATTACGGTTGCTCCAGCG CCGTGGCTTGATAACAAACATACCGTATTTGGGCGAGTTGTAAAAGGGATGGAAGTGGTTCAAGAGATCAGTTCTACCAAGACAAATCCTAAAACTGATAAGCCATACAATGACATCTCTATCATAAGTGTCACTGTTAAATAA
- the LOC124344750 gene encoding uncharacterized protein LOC124344750 isoform X1, protein MIRTGRKFKPRNEEEMLQQIEEKAASKLREAEHRNALKRAKRIAKLNMGPLLGAAKKPSEKKAKIQKKQLKPQDQKTSHLKHKSNVNSSILEVQEDLHEKFLEDIEQAPVEHSSASMNIQQLREKLKEELIASELEAMADPSILLKKKEKKKRKSEEKDLDFLWTDKEALAFKVFELHHGCKTFSCKNCGNEGSEIVNCIDCNQVFCGKCDEDIHLQNPFHHRSLHSKTRPGKQLLPTEFLDHKGQIVVKRVVLPLCSPKCDYCEKFMSQNGTIEMHAVITPKGRFNLHRTSFHCESCSINREAELSDFIVSGYFPGSPISTKYLFSFELLRMWRHFKYLTPGTSEFKFLEIILAISADLGRRGTINKRLFNKASKLYEYFSHLLDENVRGKRKSICRACTDKFGMPCPLGLHCDGCHKCIRRFMEKKEKGKAWFGDKLIVSNEYATKVRDEINRVKPPGKNTISSKCGNSQFLAAREVSTKYRKLEGTGIVMAACGHDIVHAAVEMREGETFRDTFTAHIKCRDLNAQFMVNDVVCQYWDFAKSIGLLLPQYKYLTENMRPFLSRVHGQAHGWYCQVLNFGHWKEGACMLLGEETERVFSIFGPYQNSTKYMSEGNWIDFFTCAGFYINERKEWNIPRIITIRMFKAVAGLEFYTDRLKFLLDANHLTEEDLPSIQDELVAEALEYKSLSKGKAGTDISTLQDELEWLHFEWLNVKDRVSAVAEGCKWRTKLRRKQGTLYASAEKKISEMNELIKKTVRKSAAESCNQEKDQEKSVEQTIFLVTLNHFEEGIFPWEPANRRSYKEKFKLVDNWHMRNRNKEQIELSFREMSQFISSVCSSINSLSGEINQLKSRLTSDEIVRAHVVLKAQEIRRLQDLREVALSYAAFYREDVVTQDVFNFLDDEEDDDEMQKDGCETEDDAEEG, encoded by the exons ATGATTCGTACGGGTCGTAAGTTTAAACCTCGGAATGAGGAGGAAATGCTACAGCAAATAGAGGAAAAAGCAGCTAGTAAGTTAAGAGAGGCCGAGCATCGAAATGCGTTAAAACGAGCCAAACGAATTGCCAAGTTAAACATGGGCCCTCTCCTAGGGGCTGCAAAGAAACCAAGTGAGAAGAAGGCCAAAATCCAGAAAAAGCAGCTGAAGCCACAAGACCAAAAAACTTCTCATCTAAAACACAAATCCAACGTAAACAGCAGCATACTTG AAGTTCAAGAGGATCTACACGAAAAATTCCTGGAAGATATTGAACAAGCACCGGTGGAGCATTCAAGTGCTAGCATGAATATACAGCAACTACgagaaaaactgaaagaagAATTGATTGCTTCAGAATTGGAAGCAATGGCTGATCCTTCAatcttattaaaaaagaaagaaaagaagaaaaggaagtcaGAGGAGAAAGATCTTGATTTTTTGTGGACTGACAAAGAGGCCCTTGCCTTCAAAGTTTTTGAACTTCACCATGGCTGTAAGACATTCAGTTGTAAGAACTGTGGCAATGAGGGAAGTGAAATAGTGAATTGCATTGATTGCAATCAAGTATTTTGTGGAAAGTGTGATGAAGATATCCACTTGCAAAATCCATTTCATCATAGATCATTACATTCCAAAACACGGCCAGGGAAGCAATTGCTTCCTACTGAATTTCTTGATCATAAAGGACAAATTGTTGTTAAACGCGTTGTGCTCCCATTGTGTTCACCGAAATGCGACTACTGTGAAAAATTTATGTCACAAAATGGTACTATCGAGATGCATGCAGTCATCACACCAAAGG GGAGGTTCAATTTGCATAGGACTAGTTTCCATTGCGAAAGCTGTTCGATTAACCGCGAAGCAGAGTTGAGCGACTTTATTGTTTCAGGGTATTTCCCTGGTTCACCAATTTCCActaaatatcttttttcatttgagtTACTGCGTATGTGGCGCCATTTCAAATACTTAACGCCTGGAACATCTGAATTTAAGTTCCTGGAAATAATTTTAGCAATATCTGCCGATTTAGGAAGA cgGGGAACGATAAACAAAAGACTGTTCAATAAAGCCAGTAAACTCTACGAATATTTCAGTCACCTGTTGGATGAGAATGttagagggaaaagaaaaagtatttgcaGAGCTTGTACTGATAAATTTGGAATGCCCTGCCCGCTTGGTTTGCATTGTGACGGATGTCACAAATGCATTAGAAGATTCATGGAAAAAAA GGAGAAAGGCAAAGCGTGGTTTGGAGATAAGCTCATAGTTTCTAACGAATATGCAACGAAAGTTAGGGATGAAATTAATCGTGTAAAACCTCCCGGAAAAAACACGATAAGTAGCAAATGTGGAAATTCTCAATTTCTTGCTGCCAGAGAAGTTTCTACCAAATACAGAAAATTGGAGGGGACAGGTATTGTGATGGCCGCTTGCGGTCACGATATTGTTCATGCTGCTGTTGAAATGCGAGAAGGGGAAACATTTCGTGACACTTTCACAGCACATATTAAATGCAGAGATTTGAATGCCCAGTTCATGGTTAACGACGTCGTTTGCCAATATTGGGATTTTGCGAAATCAATTGGATTACTTTTGCCGCAATATAAGTATCTGACTGAAAATATGAGGCCGTTTCTGTCACGTGTGCATGGTCAAGCACACGGGTGGTATTGTCAA GTTCTTAATTTTGGTCATTGGAAGGAAGGTGCTTGTATGTTGTTGGGTGAAGAGACAGAACGTGTATTTTCGATATTTGGTCCATACCAAAACTCTACTAAATATATGAGCGAAGGAA ACTGGATCGACTTTTTCACGTGCGCAGGATTTTACATTAATGAACGAAAAGAGTGGAATATTCCGAGAATCATAACTATCAGGATGTTCAAG GCCGTCGCTGGACTTGAATTTTACACAGATCGTTTGAAATTTCTCTTAGATGCAAACCATTTGACAGAGGAGGATTTGCCATCCATCCAAGATGAACTGGTAGCAGAAGCTCTGGAATATA AGAGTCTATCTAAAGGGAAAGCTGGAACAGATATTTCCACATTACAAGATGAATTGGAATGGTTGCACTTTGAGTGGCTTAATGTGAAAGACAGAGTTTCTGCTGTAGCGG AGGGCTGCAAATGGAGAACGAAATTGAGGAGGAAACAAGGGACCTTGTACGCTTCGGCTGAGAAAAAGATATCAGAAATGAACGAACTGATCAAAAAAACTGTTCGAAAGTCAGCTGCCGAATCTTGCAATCAGGAAAAGGACCAGGAAAAGTCTGTAGAGCAGACCATTTTTCTCGTAACTCTAAACCACTTTGAAGAGGGAATTTTCCCTTGGGAACCAGCTAACCGAA GATcgtataaagaaaaatttaagttgGTGGACAACTGGCACATgcgaaatagaaacaaggagCAGATAGAACTGTCCTTTCGGGAAATGTCGCAGTTTATCAGCTCTGTTTGTTCAAGCATCAACTCATTGTCCGGAGAAATTAATCAACTGAAATCCCGTCTTACCAGTGATGAGATCGTTCGTGCTCACGTGGTTCTAAAAGCTCAAGAAATTCGACGACTACAAGACCTTCGCGAAGTAGCTTTAAGCTACGCCGCATTCTACAGGGAAGACGTCGTCACACAAGATGTTTTCAACTTTCTAgacgatgaagaagatgatgacgaaATGCAAAAAGACGGATGTGAAACAGAAGATGATGCGGAAGAAGGATAG
- the LOC124344750 gene encoding uncharacterized protein LOC124344750 isoform X2 produces MIRTGRKFKPRNEEEMLQQIEEKAARAAKKPSEKKAKIQKKQLKPQDQKTSHLKHKSNVNSSILEVQEDLHEKFLEDIEQAPVEHSSASMNIQQLREKLKEELIASELEAMADPSILLKKKEKKKRKSEEKDLDFLWTDKEALAFKVFELHHGCKTFSCKNCGNEGSEIVNCIDCNQVFCGKCDEDIHLQNPFHHRSLHSKTRPGKQLLPTEFLDHKGQIVVKRVVLPLCSPKCDYCEKFMSQNGTIEMHAVITPKGRFNLHRTSFHCESCSINREAELSDFIVSGYFPGSPISTKYLFSFELLRMWRHFKYLTPGTSEFKFLEIILAISADLGRRGTINKRLFNKASKLYEYFSHLLDENVRGKRKSICRACTDKFGMPCPLGLHCDGCHKCIRRFMEKKEKGKAWFGDKLIVSNEYATKVRDEINRVKPPGKNTISSKCGNSQFLAAREVSTKYRKLEGTGIVMAACGHDIVHAAVEMREGETFRDTFTAHIKCRDLNAQFMVNDVVCQYWDFAKSIGLLLPQYKYLTENMRPFLSRVHGQAHGWYCQVLNFGHWKEGACMLLGEETERVFSIFGPYQNSTKYMSEGNWIDFFTCAGFYINERKEWNIPRIITIRMFKAVAGLEFYTDRLKFLLDANHLTEEDLPSIQDELVAEALEYKSLSKGKAGTDISTLQDELEWLHFEWLNVKDRVSAVAEGCKWRTKLRRKQGTLYASAEKKISEMNELIKKTVRKSAAESCNQEKDQEKSVEQTIFLVTLNHFEEGIFPWEPANRRSYKEKFKLVDNWHMRNRNKEQIELSFREMSQFISSVCSSINSLSGEINQLKSRLTSDEIVRAHVVLKAQEIRRLQDLREVALSYAAFYREDVVTQDVFNFLDDEEDDDEMQKDGCETEDDAEEG; encoded by the exons ATGATTCGTACGGGTCGTAAGTTTAAACCTCGGAATGAGGAGGAAATGCTACAGCAAATAGAGGAAAAAGCAGCTA GGGCTGCAAAGAAACCAAGTGAGAAGAAGGCCAAAATCCAGAAAAAGCAGCTGAAGCCACAAGACCAAAAAACTTCTCATCTAAAACACAAATCCAACGTAAACAGCAGCATACTTG AAGTTCAAGAGGATCTACACGAAAAATTCCTGGAAGATATTGAACAAGCACCGGTGGAGCATTCAAGTGCTAGCATGAATATACAGCAACTACgagaaaaactgaaagaagAATTGATTGCTTCAGAATTGGAAGCAATGGCTGATCCTTCAatcttattaaaaaagaaagaaaagaagaaaaggaagtcaGAGGAGAAAGATCTTGATTTTTTGTGGACTGACAAAGAGGCCCTTGCCTTCAAAGTTTTTGAACTTCACCATGGCTGTAAGACATTCAGTTGTAAGAACTGTGGCAATGAGGGAAGTGAAATAGTGAATTGCATTGATTGCAATCAAGTATTTTGTGGAAAGTGTGATGAAGATATCCACTTGCAAAATCCATTTCATCATAGATCATTACATTCCAAAACACGGCCAGGGAAGCAATTGCTTCCTACTGAATTTCTTGATCATAAAGGACAAATTGTTGTTAAACGCGTTGTGCTCCCATTGTGTTCACCGAAATGCGACTACTGTGAAAAATTTATGTCACAAAATGGTACTATCGAGATGCATGCAGTCATCACACCAAAGG GGAGGTTCAATTTGCATAGGACTAGTTTCCATTGCGAAAGCTGTTCGATTAACCGCGAAGCAGAGTTGAGCGACTTTATTGTTTCAGGGTATTTCCCTGGTTCACCAATTTCCActaaatatcttttttcatttgagtTACTGCGTATGTGGCGCCATTTCAAATACTTAACGCCTGGAACATCTGAATTTAAGTTCCTGGAAATAATTTTAGCAATATCTGCCGATTTAGGAAGA cgGGGAACGATAAACAAAAGACTGTTCAATAAAGCCAGTAAACTCTACGAATATTTCAGTCACCTGTTGGATGAGAATGttagagggaaaagaaaaagtatttgcaGAGCTTGTACTGATAAATTTGGAATGCCCTGCCCGCTTGGTTTGCATTGTGACGGATGTCACAAATGCATTAGAAGATTCATGGAAAAAAA GGAGAAAGGCAAAGCGTGGTTTGGAGATAAGCTCATAGTTTCTAACGAATATGCAACGAAAGTTAGGGATGAAATTAATCGTGTAAAACCTCCCGGAAAAAACACGATAAGTAGCAAATGTGGAAATTCTCAATTTCTTGCTGCCAGAGAAGTTTCTACCAAATACAGAAAATTGGAGGGGACAGGTATTGTGATGGCCGCTTGCGGTCACGATATTGTTCATGCTGCTGTTGAAATGCGAGAAGGGGAAACATTTCGTGACACTTTCACAGCACATATTAAATGCAGAGATTTGAATGCCCAGTTCATGGTTAACGACGTCGTTTGCCAATATTGGGATTTTGCGAAATCAATTGGATTACTTTTGCCGCAATATAAGTATCTGACTGAAAATATGAGGCCGTTTCTGTCACGTGTGCATGGTCAAGCACACGGGTGGTATTGTCAA GTTCTTAATTTTGGTCATTGGAAGGAAGGTGCTTGTATGTTGTTGGGTGAAGAGACAGAACGTGTATTTTCGATATTTGGTCCATACCAAAACTCTACTAAATATATGAGCGAAGGAA ACTGGATCGACTTTTTCACGTGCGCAGGATTTTACATTAATGAACGAAAAGAGTGGAATATTCCGAGAATCATAACTATCAGGATGTTCAAG GCCGTCGCTGGACTTGAATTTTACACAGATCGTTTGAAATTTCTCTTAGATGCAAACCATTTGACAGAGGAGGATTTGCCATCCATCCAAGATGAACTGGTAGCAGAAGCTCTGGAATATA AGAGTCTATCTAAAGGGAAAGCTGGAACAGATATTTCCACATTACAAGATGAATTGGAATGGTTGCACTTTGAGTGGCTTAATGTGAAAGACAGAGTTTCTGCTGTAGCGG AGGGCTGCAAATGGAGAACGAAATTGAGGAGGAAACAAGGGACCTTGTACGCTTCGGCTGAGAAAAAGATATCAGAAATGAACGAACTGATCAAAAAAACTGTTCGAAAGTCAGCTGCCGAATCTTGCAATCAGGAAAAGGACCAGGAAAAGTCTGTAGAGCAGACCATTTTTCTCGTAACTCTAAACCACTTTGAAGAGGGAATTTTCCCTTGGGAACCAGCTAACCGAA GATcgtataaagaaaaatttaagttgGTGGACAACTGGCACATgcgaaatagaaacaaggagCAGATAGAACTGTCCTTTCGGGAAATGTCGCAGTTTATCAGCTCTGTTTGTTCAAGCATCAACTCATTGTCCGGAGAAATTAATCAACTGAAATCCCGTCTTACCAGTGATGAGATCGTTCGTGCTCACGTGGTTCTAAAAGCTCAAGAAATTCGACGACTACAAGACCTTCGCGAAGTAGCTTTAAGCTACGCCGCATTCTACAGGGAAGACGTCGTCACACAAGATGTTTTCAACTTTCTAgacgatgaagaagatgatgacgaaATGCAAAAAGACGGATGTGAAACAGAAGATGATGCGGAAGAAGGATAG
- the LOC124336029 gene encoding mucin-5AC-like, translating to MENSDCEKSDEGDYLQVKQTKSVFGNLKKSPLGIGDGLSESARKRRTLAFKKEAEKLCEKFKLEILLGIHSPTAVRKSWHFDGYGVRMKQFANETAIDDKINLQEAVTASSCITGPFISAVGEEAIIVAQQRGASRQLELEALKKKKEENRIKRMGHAYGRQKISQKTTNSSSGSFAVIPSPSKSISSGSSLVATSTSPFKVSLCNNIEDTQGVKRKIFDRTESDIQDVVVISDLDEAFSEVSNELPPTPPPSRLSFLLAAPTVAIGKRTVTAPDPATGRKTFSASSDENVAACATLTAPNVAIREKTITARVLAANRKTISASSASLADPSVAIRKVSVTPIARVPAAGRKTFLASTVSLEAPSVAIEKVSLTATAPVPAAGGKTIPASSVSLEAPSVAIEKVSLTATAPVSAAGGKTITSSSDENVAVSAPLTVPTVPIRKKTITARNPAVGRKTIPASVASLADPSFANGKVSVTASAPLPAAGRKTIPASSVFLEAPSVAIEKVSVTATAPVPAAGGKTIPASSVFLEAPSVAIEKVFVTATAPVPAVGGKNITSSSDENVAVSAPLTVPTVPIRKKTITARNPAVGRKTIPASVASLADPSFANGKVSVTASAPLPAAGRKISLASCDSAAGKGAGAAKQNTLPVVPTTVAESVASVAHSSFSEKKDTELSKKPIVTKRKRSIKTRTEEEYNNGLCDFQLCSKPNQDLVGCDICDRWFHFRCVKIKKGEYTEDQPYLCSVCIK from the exons ATGGAGAACTCTGACTGTGAAAAAAGTGATGAAGGTGATTATCTTCAagtgaaacaaacgaaaagtGTTTTtggtaacttaaaaaaaagcccTCTTGGGATTGGCGATGGATTGAGTGAATCAGCAAGAAAACGTCGGACAttagcatttaaaaaagag GCTGAAAAGTTATGCGAGAAGTTCAAGCTAGAAATACTGCTTGGAATTCATTCCCCTACAGCCGTTAGAAAAAGCTGGCATTTTGATGGCTATGGTGTGCGGATGAAGCAATTTGCTAATGAGACTGCTATTG atgACAAGATAAACTTGCAAGAAGCGGTTACTGCATCCAGTTGCATTACTGGACCGTTTATCAGCGCTGTAGGAGAGGAAGCAATAATTGTTGCTCAGCAGCGTGGTGCCAGTAGGCAACTAGAGTTGGAagcattaaagaaaaaaaaggaggagaacCGAATCAAAAGGATGGGCCATGCTTATGGTCGCcaaaaaataagtcaaaagACAACAAACTCAAGTTCAGGATCTTTCGCCGTAATCCCTTCACCTTCGAAATCTATTTCTTCTGGCAGCAGCTTGGTGGCGACAAGCACTTCTCCCTTTAAAGTTTCCCTGTGCAACAACATTGAAGACACACAAG gTGTTAAACGGAAGATAtttgatcgaacggaatcTGACATCCAGGATGTGGTAGTAATCTCCGACCTTGACGAAGCTTTTTCTGAGGTCTCAAATGAGTTACCGCCAACTCCTCCACCTAGTAGATTATCTTTCCTACTTGCAGCTCCGACTGTCGCTATTGGAAAGCGCACTGTAACTGCCCCAGATCCAGCGACTGGCAGGAAGACTTTCTCGGCGTCCTCGGATGAAAATGTTGCTGCGTGTGCTACCCTGACAGCTCCGAATGTCGCTATTCGAGAGAAGACTATAACTGCACGAGTTCTCGCGGCCAATAGGAAGACGATTTCGGCATCCTCGGCTTCCCTGGCGGATCCATCTGTCGCTATTAGAAAGGTGTCTGTTACTCCAATTGCCCGAGTTCCAGCGGCCGGAAGGAAGACGTTTCTGGCGTCCACGGTTTCCCTAGAAGCTCCATCTGTAGCTATTGAAAAGGTGTCTCTTACTGCAACTGCCCCAGTTCCAGCGGCCGGAGGCAAGACGATTCCGGCGTCCTCGGTTTCCCTAGAAGCTCCGTCTGTCGCTATTGAAAAGGTGTCTCTTACTGCAACTGCCCCAGTTTCAGCGGCCGGAGGGAAGACTATCACATCGTCCTCGGATGAAAACGTAGCTGTCTCGGCTCCCCTGACAGTTCCGACTGTCCCTATTCGAAAGAAGACTATAACTGCACGAAATCCAGCGGTCGGAAGGAAGACGATTCCGGCGTCCGTGGCTTCCCTGGCGGATCCATCTTTTGCTAATGGAAAGGTTTCTGTAACTGCAAGTGCCCCCCTTCCAGCGGCTGGGAGGAAGACGATTCCGGCGTCCTCGGTTTTCCTAGAAGCTCCGTCTGTCGCTATTGAAAAGGTTTCTGTAACTGCAACGGCCCCAGTTCCAGCGGCCGGAGGCAAGACGATTCCGGCGTCCTCGGTTTTCCTAGAAGCTCCGTCTGTCGCTATTGAAAAGGTTTTTGTAACTGCAACGGCCCCAGTTCCAGCGGTAGGAGGGAAGAATATCACATCGTCCTCGGATGAAAACGTAGCTGTCTCGGCTCCCCTGACAGTTCCGACTGTCCCTATTCGAAAGAAGACTATAACTGCACGAAATCCAGCGGTCGGAAGGAAGACGATTCCGGCGTCCGTGGCTTCCCTGGCGGATCCATCTTTTGCTAATGGAAAGGTTTCTGTAACTGCAAGTGCCCCCCTTCCAGCGGCTGGGAGGAAGATTTCCCTGGCTTCATGTGATTCCGCTGCAGGAAAAGGGGCTGGTGCTGCTAAACAAAATACTTTACCGGTTGTTCCAACCACCGTTGCTGAAAGTGTGGCGAGTGTGGCCCACTCATCtttctctgaaaaaaaagataccgAGCTGTCCAAGAAGCCTATCGTGACCAAGCGTAAGCGCTCGATAAAGACAAGAACcgaagaagaatataataaTGGTTTATGCGATTTCCAACTGTGTTCTAAG CCCAATCAAGACTTGGTGGGGTGCGACATCTGCGATAGATGGTTTCATTTTAG ATGTGTGAAAATAAAGAAGGGTGAATACACTGAAGACCAACCCTATCTTTGCTCTGTTTGTATTAAGTAG
- the LOC124336094 gene encoding U11/U12 small nuclear ribonucleoprotein 25 kDa protein-like, which translates to MEVDESTSRHSKRKKKDKKHRRSKSKSKKSKKKHRKRSRRSSSSSEESQQRPNEKTSPPDLTELDAGCSHQEVVDLVRNALDSLLATDPILNDLPSAVTLDEVQSLIALEHGQAIHVEIHREDGTSLPVIIRQNATVGQLKRAVERATELSLSRDANQCQRRINWKYVWKTYWLYAHGAKLKDDMATIKDYALSNGDGVSFIKRLKEK; encoded by the coding sequence ATGGAAGTCGACGAGTCTACATCACGTCATTCAAAACGTAAGAAAAAGGATAAGAAACATCGTCGATCTAAGAGTAAATCcaagaaatcgaaaaaaaagcaTCGCAAGAGGAGTAGACGATCGTCGTCGAGTTCTGAAGAATCTCAGCAGCGTCCTAATGAAAAGACCAGCCCTCCTGATTTGACTGAACTTGACGCTGGCTGTTCTCATCAAGAGGTCGTGGACCTTGTAAGAAACGCTCTCGACTCGCTGTTAGCCACCGACCCAATTTTGAATGATCTTCCATCTGCCGTCACATTAGATGAGGTTCAATCTTTGATTGCATTGGAACATGGGCAGGCTATTCACGTAGAGATTCATCGGGAGGACGGAACTTCATTGCCTGTTATCATTCGCCAAAATGCTACCGTTGGCCAACTGAAACGAGCTGTTGAACGAGCTACCGAGTTGAGTTTGAGTCGAGACGCTAATCAATGCCAACGAAGAATTAACTGGAAATATGTTTGGAAAACCTACTGGCTTTATGCACATGGAGCCAAGTTGAAAGACGATATGGCCACGATAAAAGACTATGCTCTAAGTAACGGCGATGGTGTTTCTTTCATCAAAAGACTTAAAGAAAagtaa